The DNA sequence AactaaactaattaaaatattataaccTCGATAAAATAAACGGTTGATTTGAATCTTTGTTCTCATCGTTGAACTACAAAAAAAGTAGTGGTGAAATGAATGACGATGTTTATACTatagtttttctattttctcgtGTCATCACTAAAATGAATGAcgatattttctattttctattttctcggCCGGCCTTCCTTTTCCCACCGCCCGTCTGTTAGGAATCAGGACTCTCTACGATATTATTGTCcactctcgtggctttgctttgagcttctccaaaaggcctcattaAACCCATGACACTTTagagtattcctcacttataaactctttttctggagcccttgaacaaagtacaccatttgttcgacgctttagtcacttttgactataccttcgaggctcacaattttttgttcgatatttgaggattctattgacatggtttgGCTAagtttgaggattctattgagaTGGCTTGGCTaagctcacaattctttgttcgatatttgaggattctattgacatggatTGGTCTTTGTTccatatttgaggattttattgacatgacttggctaagtttagggcataactctgataccatgctaggaatcacaactccttgaacataagctctcatggctagtttgggcttttccaaaaggcctttcacttataaacccatgatcttccgtGAGATTCACGTAAAGAGTGCTTTCTTCTTACAATCTCCTTATGAGATCAGCTTCCCCTTCTTCTTTCACTACTTGGGCGTTGTTATTTCTGTAAGTTCGTTCTCCATTTTTGAAGTTCTTAGCTTCTTCCAATTGCCAATTTGTGAATGATTTTCTTTGGGATTACCTACTTGTATTATGGATCATGAAACACTGCCCGGAAATTTCCGTTCCATCAAAATTGGGCTCTGATTACGCGGGCTAGTTAGGGTTTGGGATGAATTATTGAGAGAAGTATTCAACGGCCGCATTGCGGTGGTCGTTTTCAAATTCCATACTTTCTTGCGTTGCGGATATTGGACATTGCGTAATGCCCACCAACTGTTCGATGAAATTCCTCTATGAAATGGTATATTTTACTTCTTCATCCGTCTTCATTTCCCCTCAATGTGGCTGTCACTTTCCAAAATTCTGCTATTTTCGTGTGACGAATATCGAACTTTGCATATTGCCCACCGAATGTTCGgtgaaattctattataaattgGTATAATTGTACATATTCTCCCTTCTTCATTCCCTCTCAATGTGGCTGTCGCTTCCAAATTTATACTCCTTTCTGATGATGAACATTGAACATTGCATAGTGCCCACCAATTGTTTGACTAATAAGTGGTATGCTCTTACATGTTCATCCTTCTTTGCTCCCCCAcacataaaaggaaaaaagtaaTCCATTGAGAATTGAAAGGTTTTAGATTCAAAAGGTAGCTGTTTTCTGATGATGAACATTGAACATTGAACATTGAACATTGCATAGTGCCTACCAATTGTTTGACTAATAAGTGGTATGCTCTTACATGTTCATCCTTCAAAAAGTAATCCCctgagaattgaaatttgtggttTTAGATTCAAAGGGTAGCTGTTTTTCTGTTTGGTATATCAAATTTTCTCTAGAACCTTTGATTTTGTAAGTACAAGTTATGATGTCGGATCTGTACAATGAAGAAAGGCTTGCACCCTCTAATGCAATGGATATCATAATGTCACTCAGAGTGGCAAATTGATGCACGTCAATGATGACCAAGGTACACCTTCTTGGTAAAGTCTACCACTTCAGAGCCAAGCGTCGACCGGCTGAAAATGCTGGGCAAGTTGCCAAGTTCAAATGACGTGACGAGATGCAGCTCAAGGATCAACTATTTCCTTGGATCATTATGGATTCGTTTCGATAACATGACCTTGTGAATATTAGGAATTCAAAGTTTCCTTCTACTCAATGGAGTTTATCCCTTTTCATAGTCTAGTGTTTTATAGGAAACTGAGTTCATTCCTATATTGACTTTGATGTGCTTTTACCTTTACTATGCAGCTCAAGGATCAACTGTTTCGTTGGATTATTATGGATTTGTTTCGATAACATGGCCTTGTGAGTATTAGGAATTTAAAGTTCCCTTTTACCCAACGGAGTTCATCCCTTTTCATAGTCTAGCATTCTATAGAAACTGAGTTATTTCTTATATTGGCTTTGATATGCTTTTACTTTTACTATGCAGCTCGAGGATCAACTGTTTCATTGGATCATTATGGATTCGTTCGATAACATGACCTTGTGAGTATTATGAATTTAAAGTTCCCTTCTACTTAATGGAGTTCGTCCCTTTTCATAGTCTAGTGCTTTATAGGAAACTGAATTCTTTCTTATATTGACTTTGATATGCTTTTACCTTTACTATGCAACTCAAGGATCAACTGTTTCGTTGGATCATTATGGATTCGTTTCAATAACATGACCTTGTGAGTactatgaatttaaatttccCTTCTACTCAACGGAGTTCATCCTTTTTCCTAGTCTAGTATTTTACAGGAAACCGAGTTATTTCTTATCTTGGATATGCTTTTACATTTGTAAAAGCATATCCAAGTTGCATTCCTTGCATTTGTGTTCAATGAATATGATCGTTTTCCATCTTATGCATCAAATTGTATAATCAAACTCGCAGGGCTTGTTATGCCACTAAGAGCTTATTAGAATAGTAGAGTTGTTGACTTAAGTATACCTTAGTAGTTAGGTATTTAATATCTCCCCTAGTTCCTATgaattttagttttgaatcCTTCCTCTTTTGTAACGTAACATTGTGAAAGAAAAGTTGGGTATTTTTTTCGACTACTTCGGTGCCACGAGAGGGAATAATTATTTGGAAAGTTAGAACAACGTAGCCGAAGATTTTATACCGTTGgatgttagagagagaaacaaaaaactatCGGATAATTATGCATCAAAGGTTTAGAAAcacattgtttttgttttttggagcATTAATTTTGGACCCATTTGGTaacgtttttgtttttgtttcttgttttctatCGCTCGTCactcttttttaataaaagaaatgaatatcCAAAATTTTAGTGTTATATTTATTATGCATTTTAGAagtaataaaatgataaaataatacttttatttatattttgaaagaaaaaaaaaaaaaaaactagattttttagttgttttaaGATTTTCACGCATCGAGTGAGAGACTAGAAACAAGAACAGGTATCAGTTTTTCAAAAACACACGAAGACTTCTATGTGTAATGTTTTGATGCATTTGTTTCCCTTTGATTCTATTcattacatttttcaaaaacacaCGAAGACTTCTATGTGTAATGTTTTGATGCATTTGTTTCCCTTTGATTCTATTCATTACATTAACATTCCTCGGCCCCTCGAAATCTCTTAATCATTAAATCAAGTTTTACTCTCATCATTGGTTGGAAGAAAACGGTTTCTAAAGATCTCGTGAACATTAGATTTACCATTCCTTTATAAGATTCTACATCATTTGAACTTTATATATCAGTTTTACGTGTTATGGTTAGTATCAAAAGTACTTCACACGAACATCAAAGGAAGACATACAAAGCTATAAGGGAACTTCCTTGTAGTTGGTGATACCTGGAACCATCCTACTTAGCTACTTCTTCCAGCACTGGAACGTTCTTCCATGTATCTTCTAATCCGTTCATTTGCAACGGTGGCAACGAGAAGACGCTAACGGTCGAGCTCCTGCTTCGGATTTCCTTCAAAACCCGTAATGCAGATACAGTGCTTTTCATATAAAGCGACTCCATATACTCTATCTCTGAAAGTTCCTTGGTTGCCTTGAGCAGATCATCAATGTTGGTGGTGGCAGCCTTCGTAGGAGCACCGACTTCATCGACTCCATTCGAACCAGAAGGAGGCTGCTCATTCAAAGGGAAGAGGAGATCCAACATCAGCTCACACTGCTTTACGAGCGTGTATAGCAAGTCGGTCGTAAAGAAAGGCTGTTGCAGAACTTTCTGACTGTAGGGCAAGCGGATGAGCGCGCCAGTCCTTTTGTCATACTTCTTTAGAATCTTCACAAGCCCTATAAAAAGGTATGCAAATTGTCGCTTAGATGATTTGAGCAATAACGAATTACTTCAGTCTTACAGAGTGTTCATCTTTTTCATAGGCAACTGAAGCATATTCTACGCACAAGGAATTGATTCAGCGGCATGTGGCCACAATTTCAAGATCCCAAGTAAGTAAAGAAATCATTATGTGCCGTAAGAACATAAAAAAGCATAAAGTTCATCAATACTGAAGAATTTTCATCATAATGAAAGATGGAGAGCTTGACCACAAAAGGGTGTAAATGCATTCAACCATGCCAAGTGCACCAATCAATGCATAAACGTAGAGAAAGGGTAAAGGAAAAGCAAAGGGAAAATAATGCATACCTGTAAAGTTAAGGGCACTATAATTCTCCAGTAGAACCATTTCTCCATGGAAGTCCACAATTTCCTTGCGAATTTTAATCATCTCTTCATTGGAATCCATTGCTTTTCCTACCCTGTCCTGTAGCTCCTGAATTATTCAAAAAGGAAAGTGGAAGCAATTTGGTTATCAGCTTGAAGACCTGTATTGTTTGATTGGTTGTAGTTTCTAGAGATgaatttaacaatttaatcaAACTATTTTGGTGTAAATTTCTCGATCATGAGGTTTTTCTCTACCAGCAATCTGGAATGAATGTGGATCATCAACTAGTTCTACAGATTGGCAAAAAAACAACATACATGAACATTAAACGATTACTGAACATCTTGTTTCAAGAACCATAGGATTAAATGCCTAAATTGATCCGTAGACATCTAAGAATTGGATTTTCTGGTGATCATTTGGCTAGGTCAAATTCCAGAATTGAATCGTATCTACTTCATTAATTGCAAGACTAATGAAATTCGCGGCAGCAGAACAAAACACAGATCTCAGCTCTCTCCAAGATAATGAGGAactaaaaagtaaaagcagagaagaaaaaaataccttCAATCTAATGATGTACTCTTCCTCCTTCTCCacaaaaaaactattaaatttcTCAAGCTCATCCTCCAACAGCTTAATGAAATTCATCTCCTCGCTCGACGAAAAATCATCCTTCTCTCCATCCGCAGCAGAACTCCCGACGGCAGCATCAATTCTCGGTCGCTTGCTCGGCCGGTCACCGCCTTTTGGCTCCACAAGCTTGAGCCGCTTCTTCAACTCCTTGTATGACAAAAACTTGTCCCGCCACTCCGGCAAAGTTTCTTCGATCTGGTTGCTCAGACTCTTGCCGAACTTCATAACCACGGTTTCCGGCGCCGGAGAAACAGAAACGGAACGGGAAACGAGAGagaaattggaattggaaatgGAATTTGTGGTGGTGGGAATGGCAATTGTGAGGTCGAAGCAgttggaaaaagaaaggagaatcGAGGGAATATAACGGTAGGCGAAGAATATTCGAAGAATTAATCTGCGAATATCCCTTTTAATCTTCTTTCAGCATATTTCGCGTTTTATTCCCTCAAAGCGATAGTTGaggatttattatttttttaatattttattttctgtttatttattacatgGTGGCTTGTGATTGGTTGgctatatttaaataaaatattctcaaacttttttttttttaattagaaaattctaaaaattaagcTTTAAATGGATAAATTGTGTTCAAAAGGCCGTGttatgaacacgactctccacactggtatgatattgtccattttgagtataagctctcttaactttgctttaggcttccttccacaatggtatgatattgtccattttgagtataagctctcctAATTTTGCGTTAGGCTTCCTCAAAAAAATATGGTACGGATAGAGAGAGTATTTGTtcattataaacccatgattattccTAAATTAGGTCCAACAAATTGAAGgtttaagatataaaaatgtttaataaaaggaaatatatatatatatgtatatgtatgtgtgtatatatatatatatatatatacatccTTTATCAAGTTTTCGAACGTTTTGGTTGTTTTCCTCTTCTAATTATGTTTGGCTCGTAGATCAAGATTTTGTCCGGTTGATTGATGTCAACTAACCATTAGTAAAGATAAGTCTCAATAGGGCCTAGTGTTCATATAACTCGATAACCCGATCAACCCGAACTACAAATGTTGGGTttggttagttttttttttaaaaaaaaaaaattggatttggttgaattttttatttttaaaaaattcagttTAAACTTTATGAACGTTTgatatttaacatttataaTCGAAGTTAGTGGTGTGTTATAACTAACATTTCATATTTGAACTTAtgtaagtaatttttttaaaaataattaaaaaaaagaacagcCTGACAATTTCAGATGATTTGTGAGTTGACTTTTTTATTGTCGggtcaacccaaccaacccaaaactAAGGTTACAATCCcgccattttttaaaaaaaattaaaaatatttaacatttgtaACGGAGTTTTCCGTTTAGTGATGTGTTcagtaaatattttatatttgattttatgaatttttagttattaatagtatggataaataataattaaaaaaaaacaagttattataatattacaaatttaaagataGTGGGTTCAATAGGTAATTCTATGAAAGTATGGGGGGTAGTTTGCAAATattcaacaaataaatagtttatatcaagaggaaaaaataagtaaataaataaagaaggaagaagaagaaaagatgaacACGCGGTTGCGGTTTGTTTATGTTAACTGCTATTAACGGTATAAAATTACGGAGTTCCGCGGGATTCCGTAAAGTTTCAATGGAAGTCGCAATCGCAACAATATCCTATCCATTCATACCTTGTTTATCCCTTTCTATCCGGTATTAGGGATTTCGATTTCGGTTTTTCGATTTCGGTTTCGATTTCGGCATGTTTCTATGTTTTGATGTTTGTAGTTTGATTTTTTGCCGAGTATGGTGACGCCAGAGAGCTGGATTTCTGTTTGGATCGATCGATTTCTCTCTTGTTTGGGGTAAGTTCTCTTGCTCTGTGTCGATCGCCCTATTTCTGTTATCAATTTCTCTCTGGTTTTCGGAATTCTTTGATTCGAAGCATGCGGATTAGGAACTTAAGCGTTGCTCCGGATTGTCTGCTGTTGATTAAATTTGGTCGTCTGTGGGGACTTTTTATGGATTCGTGATATATTCATCTTATGATTGTCATTGTTATTTCAGAGGTTATATTTTGGATGACTGTTTTTAACTGATGGATGAATTTGTTCTACAAATATTTTCGGCTTCTCTTATGAATAGTTAGGAGCTTTGGGAGAGATTTCATTGATCTTAATCTGTAATTAAGgaatttttttagtgaaaCAAATACCAGTTGGTTCTTAGTAGCAAGTCTTCATCTCTGAAGAAGGAGATGAAGATAGCTTCATTTGTCTTCCATGGATTGAACATTTACACATTGTGGCAggcatatttttaattaggtTAATTTGTTCCCTTACTAATAAATTCTTTCATGACGAAGCATTGATCGAATTATGTCAGAAATGGACAAGTTTAAGTGAAAATTTGGGATATTATAGGAAACAGAATCCATGATAATCCAAGCAAAAATACATCAGGATATTTCTTCGTCTTGGCAATTTCGTGACCTCGTTGAAGAAGATGGACTATGGTAGGAGATCAAAGCTCTTAGATTGAGTGGATCATAATTGAACTCATCATTCAAATCGACTCTTGCTCACAAATGTATGCTCTTTAAATTAGTAGCAAGCTAACACATGTCGTATATCGTTAATTTATCAAGTGATTGATCATttatctttcttcaattcacTAAAGTAGTTCACCTCTCTGTTACAATGTTTCATGTTTCGTTGTCATTAACTGAGTCAATGACATTGagggttcatttttctaagTTAGTGATCTGCATAGTCGGTTTATTTCAAACTTCATTGAGGTCCCGAAGTTTAACCGTGTTATTGAATTCCTCTCTCGACTTAAAAGTATGATGGAGGCAATTAGAAATGGCAGTATCATGATGTTCATGCATTTGCATTTATCATTAATTCAACTGTTATGTTGTTGTCTGTTCTGCAATTATCCTAACCGCAGTTTTCAATATGATTCTAACAAAGGAagtgtttctttttgtaggAGCACCAAATGTGCACCTGCTATCTCCGGGAATAATCTGAATTCTAGGATGCCAAGCATGTCAGAAGATTTTTGGAGCACAAGCACGTGTGATCTCGATGAGTTGATTACGCTTCAATCTCGACAGAGCTCATTTATCAGCATAATAAATCACAACCCTAAACATGGAGGTGGCACTGACGATCTGAGCAATCATTCTGACTTTGTAAATCATGGTAAACTCAGATCTTATTTTCCACTGCTTGCTGGAAAGCAAAAAGGATGTTCCTTTGTTTGCACTTTCATTCGTCATATAGCTTTAGTATCATTAGTTCTATACCTGCTCTAGTCTGGTTTAAAGTGAATCGATTTGTGTCACACAAGCTTATATGCCAAATTGCAGGTTTGATTCTTTGGACTCAGACCAGGCTTCAATGGATCGGAAATTATGAGCCTGCGAAAcgaaccaaaaaaaatcattttacaGGATTAAGGTGAGTCTAATTTTGACACAGCTACATACTCGTTCACGGCATCAACCTCGCTGTTAAATATGTCCACATGCTTATAATACAAATGAAATCTGTCTCTTGCCGATATTCCTAGTAATTAACTGAATATTTTCTCATCGTATTCGCCAGTTGTTCGAAATTTTAGGTCATTACAAATCAAGTAGAAGTTTTTGAGTTGAAGCACACCCATTTTGGAAAGtcaaatttccaaattttgagTCATTGAAAATTTTTGCCCCAACCATATTGCTTGGTTTCTGTTTGCAGTTGGTATATGACCAAAGACCTCTTgctggaaaacaaaaaaccttTTCCTCGGCCCATACCTTTATCTGTAAGGCTGCTCTTTGCTGTTTCCTTTAATTGAGTACACATTCAAATCCTCTGCTTTGAATATGTAATCATGATACATTTGACAGGAAATGGTAGACTTTCTGATAGAAGaatgggaagaagaagggCTGTATTATTGAGCCAATCAATGGAAATAAAACGCCATCACCTTGTACATACACCATGTTTGTGACTTTTTCAGAGTTTAATTAAACGGCCACTGCCTTAACTTGGGATCAATTCGgtattaacaaacaaaatgacaCCACCTGGTTGGCGGTACATTGAAGATCTCTAGGGGAGAAGCCAAGTGTGGAATAAACTGAAATCCAAGTTCTTCTGAACGATCGGCGAGCTAAACGGTGAGCCTCCTCCGACCATCAGCTAATATATATACTTCATACATACATATCGAgcttttttcattgtttcttctACGCATGACAGTATGCATCAACTTTGTTGTGTGTTTAATACAATGTTGATGATTGACTTGTTGTAATTGATGTATAAGAATAGATATTAATCTCTAACCCACAAACTCTCTGGCTTTGAATTCTGATAATACTGAGCTTGATTTTGTGGTGATATTGCTGTCAACTTTGTGTTGGATGGTAGAGAACAAATAATAGACAAAGTCAAGTCCCCATTGTCCTTTTGTCTGGTGGTTGTGGCATTAAAAgactataaattttgaagggTTTATGGTTGAAGATGCAAAGATGCTTTTGAAACTCATTTTCAGCTGAGAATACTCACTGTTGTTAGCATATGGACCCTACCTCTTTAGATCAGAAATCTTATCTCCCATTCTGATAATATAGAATGTAGGTAGGAGGAAGTGGAATCATTTTTTGGTGGCATAAATGTTTTCACTCAAATTATGTACTTTATGAGTCacaatgagagagaaaatgatctttgttttctttttcaatggtTCATATATATTGGAATATAATGGTACTCATCCCGAGTTTGTATGTTGCAGCAGTCAGATTCAAAGTATGATAGTGGCCTGCATAGAGATAGTTCCCggtaaaattttcattttctatagTTGTTATATAATCTCTATGCATAGAAATATAATGGTATTCATTATGAGTTTGTACGTTGCAGTGGTCTGATTCGAAGTATGATAGTGGCTTGCATAGAGATAACTCCCGGTAAAATTTTCAGTGTTTAGGGTCAATAACTTATCTTATGAGATGAGTTGAAGTACTCATAGTACTCGTAGCTAGGTTTTATAAAGGTGAAAAACTACTTAGATGGTGTACGGAAAAAGATATCAATTTCTAACTATTGCATAGAGATAACTCCtggtaaaattttcattttctatagTTGTTATATAATCTCTATGCATAGAAATATAATGGTATTCATTATGAGTTTGTACGTTGCAATGGTCAGATTCAAAGTATGATAGTAGCTTGCATAGAGATAACACCCGGTAAAATTTTCAGTGTTTAGGGTCAATAACTTATCATCTTATGAGACCAATTGAAGTACTCAGAGTACTCGTAGCTAGGTTTTATAAAGGTGAAATACTACTTAGATGATGTACGGAAAAAGATTTCAATTTCCGACGCTTGCATAGAGATAACTCCTGGTAAAATTTTCAGTGTTTAGGGTCAATAACTTATCTTATGTGATGAGTTGAAGTACTCATAGTACTCGTAGCTAGGTTTTATAAAAGTGAAAAACTACTTAGATGATGTACGGAAAAAGATTTCAATTTCCGACTATTGCATAGAGATAACTCCCGGTAAAATTTTCAGTGTTTAGGGTCAATAACTTATCTTATGAGATGAGTTGAAGTACTCATAGTACTCGTAGCTAGGTTTTATAAAGGTGAAAAACTACTTAGATGGTGTACGGAAAAAGATATCAATTTCTAACTATTGCATAGAGATAACTCCtggtaaaattttcattttctatagTTGTTATATAATCTCTATGCATAGAAATATAATGGTATTCATTATGAGTTTGTACGTTGCAATGGTCAGATTCAAAGTATGATAGTAGCTTGCATAGAGATAACACCCGGTAAAATTTTCAGTGTTTAGGGTCAATAACTTATCATCTTATGAGACCAATTGAAGTACTCAGAGTACTCGTAGCTAGGTTTTATAAAGGTGAAATACTACTTAGATGATGTACGGAAAAAGATTTCAATTTCCGACTATTGCATAGAGATAACTCCCGGTAAAATTTTCAGTGTTTAGGGTCAGTAACTTATCTTATGAGATGAGTTGAAGTACTCATTCATAGTACTCGTAGCTAGGTTTTATAAAGGTGAAAAAACTACTTGTACGGAAAAAGATTCAATTTCcgactatttatttaaagattaCATGAACTTGACTCGAAAAGTCTGTCGTTCAGAGTTTGACTATGGGCAATGAACTTTATCCCTTCATCTATattcaatgaaaa is a window from the Cucurbita pepo subsp. pepo cultivar mu-cu-16 chromosome LG07, ASM280686v2, whole genome shotgun sequence genome containing:
- the LOC111798574 gene encoding SPX domain-containing protein 1-like, coding for MKFGKSLSNQIEETLPEWRDKFLSYKELKKRLKLVEPKGGDRPSKRPRIDAAVGSSAADGEKDDFSSSEEMNFIKLLEDELEKFNSFFVEKEEEYIIRLKELQDRVGKAMDSNEEMIKIRKEIVDFHGEMVLLENYSALNFTGLVKILKKYDKRTGALIRLPYSQKVLQQPFFTTDLLYTLVKQCELMLDLLFPLNEQPPSGSNGVDEVGAPTKAATTNIDDLLKATKELSEIEYMESLYMKSTVSALRVLKEIRSRSSTVSVFSLPPLQMNGLEDTWKNVPVLEEVAK
- the LOC111799122 gene encoding uncharacterized protein LOC111799122 encodes the protein MVTPESWISVWIDRFLSCLGSTKCAPAISGNNLNSRMPSMSEDFWSTSTCDLDELITLQSRQSSFISIINHNPKHGGGTDDLSNHSDFVNHGLILWTQTRLQWIGNYEPAKRTKKNHFTGLSWYMTKDLLLENKKPFPRPIPLSEMVDFLIEEWEEEGLYY